The sequence tattttttaagCCTGTCTTGCAGACAGCCTGTCTTgtgaattactttactagtgtgtgagatgaatgcaattgtgcagtagtttgagcatcctttagcattgctttctttgtgattggaatgaaaactgaccttttcctgtcctgtgaccactgctgagttttcaaaatttgctggcatattgagtgcaacactttcatagcatcatcttttaggatttgaaatagctcaactggaatcccatcacctcccctagctctactcatagtgatgcttgccaaggcccactttacttcacatcccaggatgtctggctctaggtgagtgatcacaccattgtgattacctggatcatgaagatcttttttatatagttcttctgtgtatttttgcaacctcttcttaatatcttttgtctcctttaaaattatttttttaatgatttctagaACATAACATTCTCttgattttctatttcatcaGAGTCCTTTCTCCTGCTTatatttctgtttatgttttttatttctaaaaatattttccttgaaatACTCCATGTCTTATTCTTTAAACTtctctttgcttatttatttttattttatacactaCCTAGATGATCTCTTAAATTCTCATAGTTTTAATTGTCATCTGTGCACCAATGGTCCcaaaatttatgtatttgttcTGCAGTCCCCCTttgaacttatttttattatacttcaTTCTCTATGATAGATGCATACTGATGTTTAATAAGGATGTGCCTAAACTGAAATTCTTCTCAATTGTTGACAACACCAACACTCCAGCTGATTAAGCCAACATATCTATAGCCACTCTCATCCTctttctttgcttatttattgtttgtgaaagccttcctcagtgatcaatgtaaagaaatgtaggaaaacaatagaatgggaaagactagagatctcttcaagaaaataaaatataccaagggaacattttatgcaaaatgggctcaaaaaagaacagaaattgtaggaacttaacagaagcagatgttaagaagaggtggcaagaatacacagaagaactgtacaaaaaagatcttaacaacccagataatcacaacggtatGATCACTCatgtagagtcagacattctggatgtgaaatcaagtgggccttaggaagcatcactatgagcagagctagtggaggtgatagaattccagatgagctatttcaaatcctaaaagatgatgctgtgaaagtgcttcactcaatatgccagcaaatttggaaaactcagcagtggccacaggatgggaaaagatcaggtttcattccaatcccaaagaaaggcaatgccaaagagtgatCAAACTAGCACACAACTGcaccatctcacatgctagtaaagtgatgcttaaaattatcCAAGTCAGGCTTtggcaatatgtgaaccatgaaattccagacattcaagtggttttagaaaaggcagaggaaccagagatcaaactgccgacatctgttggatcatagaaaaagcaagagaattccagaaaaacatctatttctgttttattgaatataccaaagctttgactgtatagataaaaaaaaaaaaaaaaaaaaactgtggaaaattctaaaagagatgggaataccagacctcctgacctgcctcttgagaaacctgtatgcaggtcaggaagcaacagaacaacagactgattccaaataagaaaaggagtacatcaaggctgtttattgtctccctagttatttaacttctatgcagaggacaccatgagaaatgctgggctggaggaagcacaggctggaatcaagattgctgggagaaacatcaataacctcagatatgcagataataccactcttatggcagaaagtgaagaagaactaaagagactcttgataatagtgaaagaggagagtgaaaaagttggctgaaagctcaacattcagaaaactaagatcatggcatccagtcccatcacttcgtggcaaatagatggggaaacagtggaaacagtgtcagatattatttttggggggctccaaaatcactgcagatggtgattgcagccatgaaattaaaagatgctcactccttggaaggaaagttatgaccaacctagatagtatattaaaaagcagagacattactttgccaacaaagttctacctagtcaaggctatggtttttccaatggtcatgtaagtatgcgagagttggaccataaagaaagctgagcacagaagaattgatgcttttgagctgtggtgttggagaagactcttgagagtcccttggactgcaaggagatccaaccagtccatcctaaaggagatcagccctgggtgttcattggagggactgatgttgaaactgaaacttcaatactgtggccatttgatgcaaagagctgattaatttaaaagtccctgatgctgggaaagattgaaggcaggaggagaaggggaccacagaggatgagatggttggatggcatcaatgactcaatgggcatgggtttgggtagactccgggagttggtgatggacagggaggcctggcgtgctgcaactcacagggttgcaaagagtcagacatgactgagggactgaactgaactgaactgatcttccttcctttctgtttccctccctctttttctcttcttcacttcCCTCTCTCTTATACCCCAATAATAAGTTCATCATGAAATATCCTTGGAACAGTTTCCAAAATATTTCTGGAATGTGACTATTTCTGATTCTGTTTTCGACTACCTTTCTGGTTCATGACACTGACACATTTATTCTGGATTATAGAAGCAACTGGCCACCTGTTCAGCATTCCTCTCCCTTtgcattattttctccctttacaACAATCTCTAATTTCAGGGTCAATTTTTGAAATATcaaataaatctatttatttagttttttttttttttttttaaataaatcgtTAGAGAAATTTTTAGCTTTCAACAAATGTAGATCAGAGGGGAAAACTGAAACCAGGAAAGGGTACATCAGCATTTATATTACCTATCAGCATTGGTAGAATCAGCTAATACTTTtgtttgtgttaaaaaaaaaaaaaaaaaaaaaacaactcctttTACATGATTTCCAGTGGAAgaaaaaatagacataaaaaCTAGAAGAATGAAAACCAAGAGCACACTAGCTAATTTTTAATGTGCTCTGAAGCTTGAAATCATTTGATTGTATTTAACTTTATATGCCACTAATAGAATATACAGCTATTATCCAAAAGTAAACACGACATACTTGGAACTTAATACCTTCCAGCTATTATGATTTGCCTCTTATTCTTTGTCAGTACACTATAATTTGATATCTGGACCTTTGGTATACTAGATAAATgacactggaaaattcttttaaccaaaaataaataacagcctACTTTGTAGAAGTAGActgcttagaaaaaaaaatcaataaaatgccataaatcaaaatataaattatgcatttatataataatgaataaattataaatttattacaaatttatatttataaaaattttgcattttaaagcaTCCCCCCAAAAAATTGCTATCAATTTTGTCATAAATTacaattccattgtgtatttcaCTTCTTTGAGTCTTAAATCCCCTAAAAGTTGCAAGCAAGTATGCTAATTTTTGCTTTGAGATTTGAACATTTGATCAAAAAGTCTTCAGCCACACTCTTATTTCCCTTAaggaaaagtctttttttaaataaattgctttGGCATtttagagacttttttttaaactcttttggaaaatattttgatagATTATATTTCATAGTAGTTTTAGGCAAAGTTGAGTGTAAGACATAGAGGTTTCACATTTCTCTCCTGACCCTACTCATGAATAGCCTCCCATTAACAATAGCTCCCGCCCACAAACTGGCACAACTGATGAACTGAATTGATATGTCATAATCTTCTTAAGTATATTGTTTGCATTGGTTTCACTCTTGCTGTCATaaacattgctttttaaaaagacttattttttcctattaatacAAGCTAAAGAGCATATGCCAATGAATTATCATAtcaagaaaaattatgaaaagataATGAAAGTTTGTTTTATATTCAGTATTTATCTATGCCATGATTTGAAGGACAGAGAGAAAGCATTACTTTCCATAATAATTCACGTCTTTTAGCCTGTACACAATTTACTCCTCATAAGAAGAAACCTTATTGAATATAACCACAGACCTAGAAAAATGCTCAGATCTTAGTCAAGTTCCCACTATATCTTCTCTAGAACTTTTTGGTTAAAAAGTCCACACtggcaaatcatttaaaaatgtaaacacattTGATGTAATGAATCTATGCAAGGCAGTCATCACTGAAGGATTAAAAAGTTACtactttttttcctgctttatttaAACTTTACTCCAAATGAATAATGCAGAAAAGAAAGTATAGATTAGAAGAGATACCAGTAGAAGTTTCTACATAAGAGTGATCACCTTAGcaatttttcttaataatataGCCCATTAAAGTTGAAGTAACATTTTTTGCATCTCATTTactcacaaataaataaataaataaataaataaataaattgagcagaaattattattattcagttcagttcagttcagttgctcaattgtatctgattctttgcaatcccatggactgtagcaaaccAGGCTTTTCTATcaccagagcttactcaaacccatgcccattgagtcggtgatgccatccaaccatcgtgttctctgttgccccttctccttcttctgtcttcagtcttccccagcatcagggtcttttccagagtcagttctttgcatcaggtggccaaagtattggaacttcaacttcagcatcagcccttccaaggaATACTCAGGACTAATTGACTTTagggttgactagtttgatctccttgcaacccaaaggactctcaagagtcttctccaaccccacagttcaaaagcatcaattcttcagtgctcagctttctttatggtccaacactcacatccatgcatcactactggaaaagccatagatttgactagatggacctttgtcggtaaattaatgcctctgctttttaatatactgtctaggtttgacatattttttcttccaaggagcaagcaacttttaagttcatggctgcagtcaccatctgcagtgattttggagtccaagaaaataaaatctgtcactctttccattgtttccccagataattgccatgaagtgatgggaccagaagccatgattttagttttttgaatgttgagttttaagccagctttttcattctcctctttcactttcatcaagttgtttcctcttcactttttaccataagggtggtatcatctgcatatctatgagtaatgatatttctcctggcaatcttgattctagcttgtgcttcatccagcctggtaagatatttcacattatatactctgaatataagttatatAATCAAGGTGgaagtatacagccttgacataatcctttcccaatttgcttCCAGCCCAtccttccatgtctggttctaagtgttggttcttgacctacatacaggtttctcaggaagcaggtaagggagtctggtattcccttcttttcaagaatttttcagtttgttgtaatccatacAGTCGTAGGTTTTAGTGTAGCCAATGAAGTAGAAGCAGATGTgcttctggaattgtcttgctttttcgatgatccaatggatgttgggaatttgatgtctggttcctttaccttttctaaatccaacctgaacatctgaaagttctcagttcacacattATTGAagctttgcttggagaattttgggcatcaatttgctagtgtgtgagatgagtgcagttgtgtggtagtttgaacataattgttaaatttatttaattctacAGTGGAAACAATAATCCAGTGGGAATAAGAGACATTTCTAGTGTCTAACACTCAGTAAATGAtatgttattgttgctgtttaatctTTAAGTTATGTCCAGCTGtttttttgactccatggactgaaatccatcagactcctcttttcatgggatttcccaggcaagaatactggagtcggttgctatTAACTTCTCCAGAGGagtttctcgacccagggatccactccttgtctcctgctttggcaggaacattctttaccactaagccacctgagaagcccagtaaATTATATAACCTGAACtaaattctgctgctgctgctgctgctaagtcacttcagtcctgtctgactctctgcaaccccatagatggcagcccaccaggctctgccatccctgggatggtTCACTAATCTACCATGAATTTCTAGAGTGTGGAAAAGAGAGACATGTCTCAAAAAGTGAGGGCTTTTATTAGTTAATACAAGcaaaatgacaacaaaagcaaaaggaagaCATGATGTATAATAGGGAAATGATTGTGGTCACAAAGCTGCCAGTACTGGAGTATTGTGAAACTGTTTGCATAGTGAGGAGAGAGGTGGCAAGAGacagaactgagaaaaaaaagtgtTGGCCAGAACCCTATTTACTTGACTAACCAGCTtggatatttttactttttaagacaaCAAGAATACATGGAACAAGTTTCCTggcctcactctttcccagcatcagaattttttctaatgagttgactattcaaatcagctggccaaagtattggtgcttcagctgcagcatcattGCTAttaatattcagagtttatttcctttaggattgactgatttgatgtccttgcaatccaagggactctcaagagctttctccagcaccacaattcaaaagtttcaattctccagtgctcagccttccttatggtccagttctcacatctgtacatgactattgggaaaaacACAGCCTGATTGTGAGGATCTTTCAGCAAGGTCATGTCTCCGAtgttaaatatgctgtctaggtttctcacagcttttattccaaggagcaaacgtcttttaatttcatagctgcagtcacagtccgcaatgattttggagtacaagaaaataaaatctgccatggttttcacttttccccaatctgtttgccatgaaatgatgatatTGGAAGCCATGATTTccgttttttgaattttgagttttaagccagtttaaaCTGGCTTAAACGCTCCTCATTTACCCtgatcaagaagctctttagtttctctttgctttctgccattaaattggtgtcaactgcatgtctgaggttgttggtattttccTTGGCAATCTCGATTCTAGTGTGTgatgcatccagcctggcatattgcatgatgtaatctgcatataagctatataaacagccttgatgtacttcctttccaattttgaaccctTAGACttactgaaaaaaagaagaagaagaaaaaaagcttcACTCAGTGCACAGGTAAAATAAAACCATACAtgatggtgggttttttttttttttttctgcctggcAACCAAAATTCCTTATCTTATGGAAATATCTAAAGAAAAATGATACTTGATGACATGTGCCTTTCTGCTGAGCACCGTGGTATTCCCTCTAGGTAGATATCCCATCCACAGATAGTTCTCTATCACTCAATCTcttgatttatgttttaaagatCTCCCCTGTGTTTACCTTAAACATCACATCCTCTCTCATATATGGGAAGTATTTCACTGATGACAAAACAATGTTCCCATactatctcacttaatcctcactgTACAATtagtattataattattattctaCAGAGGGAGACACTTAAATTGAGTAACTTTCTTGGCTTTGCAAGTCTGAAAATACTGAAACCAGGATCAAAACACAAGAGTTAAAGGATCTCTCTTACAAATGTTTGAAACTAACTCCATTCTAAATTTTGATATAAGATAATGCTTATAATGTTGTCTTTACTCACCTCTTTATATCTATGGCCTATGAGAAAGGCTGAACATTAGAAATTAGGGTTTCTATGTAACTTCCTCACTAAATTAGTAttgtagtttcttaaaaaaaattctcaataactttttcaaataatttataattcaaaagcataatcTCCATTGAAGTTCACAGTACAAATCCCTGGTAAAGAGAGAAAAGTCAGGTGTTTTCACTTTAAAGTTGTTTAACGAGACAAGAAAGACAAGATGATTAGTCATGTAGGAGGTGagtccatattttcttttttttttttttagccaataATTGATCTTTATTATACAGAAATGCGAAGGCCATATGCATTAAATGGTGTTTTGCAGTGAACATTATGCAGATTCAAACTGAAGACATCCTCATCTTAATAagatacaatataaaaataaacactgacCAAGAGTTGCCAGAAAAAACTCAATTTCCACTCTCCCAATCAAGCTGAAACTTGCCACAGGAAAACCTGGTTTAAATTCATGCCAAACTGttcaaatggaaagaaaaactaaGTCAGGTAGAGATACCCTTGGACTGGGTTTTACAGTTTTAGGGAGCCAGAATGAAGCTCTACTCAGCTTCACATTTTTTAggaatttgtttcatttaaactttttatctttagTCACCTAAGTGATAAcctaaagtgaaaaaaagttaaGTGAGTTGGGGAATTTTGTGGGGCTAGACAGGTTTAGAGGAGGGAAAATTATAATCATTCATTTAATTACTTCTGATCAGGAAAATTTGATATCAGGTCTGGGTCATCTGTATTAGCCCTTTGATAGACTGTTTCTCTGTAGTGGTCAAGACACACAGTATTAGCAAATGCTTGACATTGGCACAGTTTGGTGCCTGTCCTCTTTATATTCCCAAATGCTGGACTTTATATAGGATATTTTTAACATCAAATTGCCCTTCTGAATAAGATTTTTCTCAATCAGCTTCTCTTTGCATTTACTACtgacttaaaaaatgttttaaagaatgaGTTAGACAAAGGATTGTGTTGAGACAAGACTAATGACTAGGAGGGCATCTGTGGATTAAATATAGATAAAACTACTTCCAGGACCTTTAAATATACACAAagtaggtaaagaacctgcctgtcagtgcaggagactaagagacgtggattccattcctgggtcaggaagatcctccagaggagggcatggcaacccactccagtattcttgcctggagaatcccatggacagaggaacctggcaggctacaggccatagggtcacaaagaattggacacatctgaagtgactgagcatgcacacacgtcaATTCATGTAGGACGCCAAAACAGGGAACAAGGTCTAGAGTTTAGATATATTGTCTGAACTCAGGATGGTGCTATTCAGCAATTGAAATTTAAAACTCCCTAAATTCAATCAAAGTAGAGACATTTAAAGTAGCCTGGAGGAATCCAAATAGTCATGTGCTAAAGAATGGAAATTCTGGTGCCAATTTCCTTCTTTGCAAATTGTATTGGTGACTGCATAAAAGAGGTGGTTGAgagatacctttttttttttttttttttttttttaatttagatttctGCTGTAATGAATGATGGAGTAGGACAATGCTGAGAGAGAGAGTAGAGAATACGTTTATGGTTCTAGGACTGTGAGAACCAGGTAATCACATTTGGAATATTCTCattaatttagaaaaggaaaaatgacaaaatCACTAGTGGAACATACATTTATATCTTAGAGACCATCTGCTCCAAAAATTAGCTTTATTTCCCCTTATTCAAAGAGATGGTTACTTCAATAAGCTACATTACTTAGCAGAACCTGGGAGATAGGCTGAAAACATATAtttaagacagaaaacaaactttaaaaaatgagataaatggTTTGCTTTATATCTCATTCACATTCTATAGCTAGAGAAATCCAAATCTCACTGAAATATTCCTGATAGTCCAAAAGCGCACTGGATGGAAGTGAaccaagaaatgagagaaaatgtttaCTGGATGAGTGCTGGTTCACCCAGTTTATTCACCTCTGGAGTGGAAGTATAAGGAGATATAAAGCCTGCTTATAAGAGACAAGGTCTACAGAGAAGTCCTGAATTGCTCTCCCCAAATAACAAATTTGattcaagagaaagaaaacatgatggaaaacATCTCATCACACAAAACTTGGTGATGGTGTCTCTGACAGTCACTGGTCAGCAATGGAAAAGGAGAAACCCAACAGCTGGCTTTACAATTTATTGAAGGCTGCCAGCACAACCCAGATCATCTCTGTGGCGCTGTGCTTTGTCCCCTCTACCTCAGGGTCCAGTTCTATTAGGTCCTTGGCTTGATTCATTGCCATATCGTACTTGTCATCTGTCAGAGAGGAGAAGACATTCTCTAGCACATCGGAGGAGTGGGCCAGCACCAGCAGTGCTAGTGTTCGCTTGTCCATACGCTGAGGGTCACTTACCCACCGCTCTAGGACACTATCTTGAAGTTTTTTCACTAGTCGTTGCTTCTCTGTTGTATTGGTCACTGGGTGAGTAGTCATGTCAAATAGGAGGAAATTCTGCTTCTCAGTGGTTAGAATACCCTTCTCTACTAGGCTCTTTGCAATTCTCTCTCTTACATTTCTCAGCTGGTACTGTAATTTGAAAGGGTTCCAGGTCTCACCGGTGAATAGCTCTATCCATGTTTGGACAGTTTCTGTGGGTTCAGTTGCTTTGATGTGCTTGAGAGTTTCATCCAGTAAAACATCACCCGTTGGGCTGTCTGACTTTAGCAGTACCTTTCTGTCTAGTAGTCGCTTCTTATGCATGGTGGGAGGTTCTAGATAGATTCGACCTCACATGGCCAGCTCTATCAGGATGCCACCTCGCAGGCCAGATGATATGCAGTCATTCCAGAAAGATGTGTAACCCTCTTTATCTTTTAGTCCCAGGAACAATacttcttccataagggtgagGCGGATATCCTTAGAATCTCCAGTGTCCTCATTGTCTTGATTTCGGTCTTGACTCATGTCTTCCTCACTTTCTACCTTCTTTTCAGAATTCTTCCCTACTTCAGTACGACGGGCCCGGTGAGTTAAGGTGGTCATTCTCACCTGTTTCTGACGTTACTCCTGGGTTACAGCCAAACGCAGGTTGCAGCTTGCGCTCTATTTTATGGGGACAtttgtccccaccccacccccacccccacccccatccccgtcCTTCTAGGTGAAAAACTTCTCAGCCACGCAGAGAGAACAAACTTCCTGATCCTTCGATGCAGAGGAGGAATAACACATCAGCTTCCTCAGGATCACTCCATATTTTCTATATACACAAAGTAAATGTCTAGCTGATCCTGCACATATTATCTAGATGTATTTATAGATATCTTCAgatggcacacacacaaaaagtatcATATAAGGAATCTGCAACCAAGAGTAAAAGGGAATAAAACAGGGACTGGTTTCAAAAATGGCTTTGAGTGTTGGCTCTGTTGTTGATCGTCTGTGCAAAAAACTTGAGGTATATTCAATTAATTGAGACTGATTAAGTACTAAATCTTCTGTTAACAAATAAAAGTGTCACAAAAGTTCATTAAGATCATTTGTGGGCTAGAATAACTAGTGTGAGGTtaatgagctaaaaaaaaaaatttttggtataattaataattataccAAACAATTATTAATTATAGATAAGGATAAATTTGTTCACTTTGAAGAACAATGTGTTCAAATGGTCATGGAAATTGGAGGTGGCACAGTTGGGTCTGCTAACAGTAAACCCTCCTGTGGAAGGAGCTACTAGCTTCGCTAAGGTTTACTCTTTATTCTGTTGGAGTTTTCTTGTCTAAAGGCAAAACAAAGTTTACAAAGTctcaaaataaattgtttttgacAATTGGATAGCAGATTTTCTGAATTGCTACAATATATCATGCCCTGTcagatagaaattattttttatctgcTATGTGGGAACTATACATATCTTTTTCCCAATCCCTTCTTATCCTCTCTATTCTTCTTTCAGCTTTCTCTTGTATATCCATGCTTATGAAATAGAATGAGCAAAAATGCCTCCTCCCCAATAAAAAGGCAGGAAAGTATAAGTGAAATCAGTAACCTACTTGGGGCAATTTGTGAAGACTGAGAATATAGCTGTGAAGAGCAATAATACACTATGAATAAAAAGATGTTCATTTTGGGAAAAAATGAACCACTGGAGCCTCAATGCCTATTCCATGAATCCAGAATGTAAAAgccaattttctttaaaatgtctgAAAAATAAATTGCATATGTAAAATTCAGTTTATCTTTTCTTGATACTCTCATTTTTCAGAAGTGATGGTGTTATTCACTTGTTATTCTAGACTAGTTAGCTAAGAAGATTTATATAGAGGAAAAATAGAATAGGTCATGAAAGATTTTAGTGCAATTATGTTATATGAACTCCATTAAGTTACTAAATTGTTATGTCCCCCAAAAGTCCTTTGATATAAGGTAGACTGTGTCTCTGAAaccaaaaggaggagaaaaaatagcaaaaatcttGGCCCCTTTTCCAACTTACAGTTAAGTTTTCATGAGGGAGTAGAAAAGgtgttttcagattttaaataagtgattatttgaattttagaatcatAAATAAGAGCTCTTATATGAAAAACCTTAATCTTATCAAAGAAACCTGAAAAAAGATCTCAATCTGAAAATGTTCCATATGCATACATCATAGCAACTCACTCATAATTACTGATAGTGTGGTgaatttctttggggaaaaaataaacaggcTAAACTTACATATACTGGAACTTCCAAAATAGGTAAATGTGAATTTCTTGATGtttctaatattaaaaagaattgcTTCTGATGAAATTACTGAAAATCATTCTAGTTAAATAATCATCCCTATGACATCACAAAGTTTCAGCAATgaaatatttctcctttattgaaatGCACAGAATATTTAAGGCCGCTTTAAGAAGAAATTGCAAGTAAATCTAAATGGCTTGATATGCTATTTAGATAAGTCTTTAATTCTTCTCAAGGAAAAGAATCTATCCAGTGGATATTTTGAGTGACAGGTATAAAGGGTCATTTCCAGTTAATGTGGAAAGCATGGAAAAGTAAGAGCAAACTTCCatcttataaagaaaagaaaaaagctttgaAGTTCTCAGCAAGGATCTTGATATTATTTGTAAACCATAGGGTcagaaaaagtcaaacatgactgagtgactaacaccactactactactattataTCTTGACTGAATATTACTTCACTATCTATTGAATTCCTTTCATTTTAATCGATAATGTTTGTAATGTGGGAAACTTGCAAAGCTGTGGTAACTCTTTCATGTCAATGAAACTTAAATGAATTGTGTTTACTAACAACGTATTTTTCTGAAGTCTATGTGACAAATTCAGAAGCAACTTGTAGCCACactttttggaaaatatataacCTGGAAGAAAGTTAAGCATACATTCACGAAAACATTCTAGTTTTAAATATGATGACTTTTTATAGACACTAGTTTGAATTAATGGTTAATATGTTGTTTCTGGAGTTGACTGTGTGCTGCCAAGATCTCTTTAAAAATCTTACTGAAGGAAATGATTTAATGACTGAAGGCATTATATGTGAAGATTCAGagaacacatatattattttcatccTATGGGCATAGTTTGCATGTGTAtaatagttttggttt is a genomic window of Muntiacus reevesi chromosome 3, mMunRee1.1, whole genome shotgun sequence containing:
- the LOC136162836 gene encoding LOW QUALITY PROTEIN: Golgi phosphoprotein 3-like (The sequence of the model RefSeq protein was modified relative to this genomic sequence to represent the inferred CDS: substituted 1 base at 1 genomic stop codon), producing MTTLTHRARRTEVGKNSEKKVESEEDMSQDRNQDNEDTGDSKDIRLTLMEEVLFLGLKDKEGYTSFWNDCISSGLRGGILIELAMXGRIYLEPPTMHKKRLLDRKVLLKSDSPTGDVLLDETLKHIKATEPTETVQTWIELFTGETWNPFKLQYQLRNVRERIAKSLVEKGILTTEKQNFLLFDMTTHPVTNTTEKQRLVKKLQDSVLERWVSDPQRMDKRTLALLVLAHSSDVLENVFSSLTDDKYDMAMNQAKDLIELDPEVEGTKHSATEMIWVVLAAFNKL